Proteins from a genomic interval of Vibrio aerogenes:
- a CDS encoding glycoside hydrolase family 75 protein, producing the protein MLRKMGLVCLLLSGSSIACDGQKWITYKDTLLIKGLNENFYVYQTSYKAIDADGAPNSYHPDDIGLDYLENAGYPDKGWKNVLVVDPEQPEKPFVQKSGKYKGYFLSKTSLQNKNKSVTDPDRYVNSVEIPYIVFPKSFYDLKGTGYKGDLGYAYNLKTKKSSAFVFADIGPRQSPLGEMSIALAERLGGVNVNPRNGSGTPSGDILYIVFPSSSKDHRWPMTNTKLETTVKSMMQKNNIQLDSFQSCF; encoded by the coding sequence ATGCTTAGAAAAATGGGACTTGTTTGCTTGTTACTATCTGGCTCATCAATAGCTTGCGATGGGCAAAAATGGATAACGTATAAAGACACCCTGTTAATAAAAGGGCTCAACGAAAATTTTTATGTATACCAGACCAGTTATAAGGCCATCGATGCAGACGGGGCCCCGAATTCCTACCATCCAGATGATATTGGTTTAGATTACCTGGAGAACGCAGGGTATCCTGATAAGGGTTGGAAAAATGTTCTTGTTGTTGACCCAGAACAACCAGAAAAACCTTTTGTTCAAAAATCTGGTAAATATAAAGGCTACTTTCTATCAAAAACGTCTCTTCAAAATAAAAACAAATCCGTCACAGATCCTGACCGGTATGTGAATTCAGTAGAAATCCCATATATTGTTTTCCCTAAAAGTTTTTATGATCTAAAAGGGACTGGCTATAAAGGTGATTTAGGGTATGCGTATAACCTAAAAACAAAGAAATCGTCAGCATTCGTATTTGCTGATATAGGCCCAAGACAATCACCATTGGGTGAAATGTCTATAGCTTTAGCTGAAAGGCTGGGTGGTGTTAACGTGAATCCAAGGAATGGTTCAGGGACTCCGAGTGGCGATATTTTATATATCGTTTTCCCATCTTCATCGAAAGACCACCGTTGGCCTATGACTAACACTAAATTGGAAACTACAGTGAAGTCGATGATGCAGAAGAACAATATTCAGTTAGATTCGTTTCAATCTTGCTTTTAA
- a CDS encoding virB8 family protein translates to MSETIVDAALAQTRQFAAGKPKMDHIKAAEQLLKEANAFEKDRIALAKRSERKAWMIAAISVGLAILSIVAIVIMMPLKSVDYRLLTVDKHTGIAQIVRPLADAKGETYGEALDKYWINRYIIERGSYQWETIQDSFDFTQLASSEQVFSGYNTWIRSKSSPLEVFQDHKKISLSDVSIAFLPTKKGDRMLAQVSFVKTVLNPDDTHSPEYLPTRWSATLTFDYRQEIKTQADRLLNPLGFRVTSYREDRVIE, encoded by the coding sequence ATGAGTGAAACGATCGTCGATGCTGCACTGGCACAAACCCGCCAGTTCGCCGCCGGGAAACCCAAAATGGACCATATCAAAGCGGCAGAACAGTTATTAAAAGAAGCCAATGCCTTTGAAAAAGACAGAATTGCGCTGGCGAAGCGTTCTGAGCGGAAAGCCTGGATGATTGCTGCCATTTCTGTCGGGCTGGCGATTCTGAGTATTGTCGCCATTGTGATCATGATGCCGCTGAAATCGGTAGACTACCGCTTACTGACCGTCGATAAGCACACCGGGATTGCGCAGATTGTCCGGCCACTGGCCGATGCGAAAGGCGAAACCTACGGCGAGGCGTTAGATAAATACTGGATCAACCGCTACATCATTGAGCGGGGTAGTTACCAGTGGGAGACAATACAGGATTCTTTCGACTTCACTCAACTGGCGAGTTCAGAACAGGTGTTTTCCGGTTATAACACCTGGATTCGCTCTAAATCCTCACCGCTGGAGGTGTTTCAGGATCATAAGAAAATCAGCCTGTCTGATGTATCAATTGCGTTCCTTCCCACCAAAAAAGGCGACCGGATGTTAGCGCAGGTCTCTTTTGTGAAAACCGTGCTGAATCCGGATGATACCCACAGCCCGGAATACCTGCCGACCCGCTGGAGTGCCACGCTGACCTTTGACTATCGCCAGGAGATTAAAACGCAGGCAGATCGGTTGCTCAATCCATTGGGCTTCCGGGTGACCTCATACCGGGAAGACAGGGTGATTGAATGA
- a CDS encoding TrbG/VirB9 family P-type conjugative transfer protein, with protein MIKHIVILAGVLVSTAVPAAVIPKRIAADHRIVSAMYDPSNVVIVRTKAGTATLIQLEAGETIRSDQSGLGIGDAEAWGLNVRGSNIFFKPKAAQPDTNLTVVSDKGRTYSFQLTSSRYPFYIVRMRYPEPVKQKPEPVRPKVPCTDGAEGHNNFRYSKWGNGKLAPQYAWDDGRFTCMKFATNQELPVIYAVDGDGKESLVNYHIEQDTVVIHSVAEQYRLRLGDSVLGIKTGSIHYAGYNDKGSTIDAKRIIKPAGGGHG; from the coding sequence ATGATAAAGCATATTGTAATCCTTGCGGGGGTACTGGTTTCAACCGCCGTACCGGCCGCCGTGATCCCGAAAAGAATCGCCGCCGATCACCGGATTGTATCCGCGATGTATGATCCGTCGAACGTGGTGATTGTCCGCACTAAAGCCGGAACCGCGACGCTGATTCAGCTTGAAGCGGGAGAAACCATCAGAAGCGATCAGAGTGGTTTGGGTATCGGGGATGCCGAAGCCTGGGGGCTGAATGTCCGGGGCAGTAATATTTTCTTTAAACCGAAAGCGGCGCAGCCGGATACCAATCTGACAGTCGTCAGTGACAAAGGCCGGACCTATTCATTTCAGCTGACCAGCAGCCGTTATCCGTTCTACATTGTGCGGATGCGTTACCCGGAACCAGTCAAACAGAAACCAGAACCTGTGCGGCCAAAAGTTCCCTGTACCGATGGTGCAGAAGGACATAACAATTTCAGATACAGCAAATGGGGCAACGGCAAACTGGCACCGCAATATGCCTGGGATGACGGGCGGTTCACCTGTATGAAATTTGCTACCAATCAGGAGTTACCCGTGATCTATGCCGTCGATGGGGATGGCAAAGAGTCACTGGTGAACTATCACATTGAACAGGATACCGTGGTGATCCATTCGGTTGCAGAACAGTACCGGCTGCGGCTGGGTGACAGCGTTCTGGGAATAAAAACCGGTTCGATTCACTACGCCGGTTACAACGACAAAGGCAGCACCATCGATGCAAAACGGATCATTAAACCAGCCGGAGGCGGGCATGGATAA
- the virB10 gene encoding type IV secretion system protein VirB10, producing MDKQHNEFPSPYDDFGADRGAVEVKSRTRKKKTVVVVFLAVMVVAIVISSAGFALYRYHQQTARSSQTTAETGEDSSGIEKRNLNDGSHWLLQVKEEKRRKDESEKQRQAKADQERLAREEAERRRKATQATAQQHAPVPQPKPVVTKPATSGKSEQITPEVRKMSGDLMLVSDSAAATHQPVRQEDSGTQSGLFGGGESDAFHSPTYRNGIAYQRSRKSRDFLLQHGTVIPCALYTQIISDYQGYLTCRVTKDVYSANGAALLVERGSMLTGNQQMKLEAGKNRIFTTWGDVETTQGIHIDINSLGAGRLGASGNHIWVDNHYAQRFGGAILLSFMDDVFDALSNKISDADNHGVSFSNSTDTANNIAQEALKNSINISPTGYTKIGQKINILVARDVDMSGVYGFE from the coding sequence ATGGATAAACAACACAATGAATTTCCGTCTCCTTATGACGATTTCGGTGCCGATCGGGGCGCCGTTGAGGTGAAGTCCCGGACCCGGAAAAAGAAAACCGTGGTTGTGGTATTCCTGGCCGTTATGGTCGTGGCTATCGTGATTTCATCAGCCGGATTTGCCCTCTACCGTTACCATCAGCAAACGGCGCGATCTTCACAAACAACAGCAGAAACCGGTGAAGACAGTTCCGGGATTGAAAAGCGTAACCTGAACGATGGCAGTCACTGGTTGTTACAGGTCAAGGAAGAAAAACGCCGCAAAGATGAAAGCGAAAAGCAGCGTCAGGCGAAAGCAGATCAGGAGCGACTGGCCAGAGAGGAAGCCGAGCGTCGCCGTAAGGCAACACAGGCCACGGCTCAGCAGCATGCACCTGTGCCGCAACCGAAGCCAGTCGTGACAAAACCTGCAACGTCCGGGAAGTCTGAGCAAATCACCCCTGAAGTGCGTAAGATGTCTGGCGATTTGATGTTGGTTTCTGACAGTGCTGCGGCAACACATCAGCCGGTTCGTCAGGAAGACAGTGGTACACAAAGCGGACTCTTTGGCGGCGGAGAAAGTGATGCGTTCCATTCCCCCACTTACCGGAACGGCATCGCTTATCAGAGAAGCCGCAAATCCCGTGATTTCCTGCTACAACACGGCACGGTGATCCCTTGTGCGCTGTATACCCAGATCATCTCCGACTATCAGGGATACTTAACCTGCCGGGTAACAAAAGATGTCTACAGCGCCAATGGTGCAGCACTGCTGGTAGAACGCGGTTCGATGCTTACCGGCAATCAGCAGATGAAGCTGGAAGCGGGGAAAAACCGAATCTTCACCACCTGGGGCGATGTTGAAACCACGCAGGGGATTCATATCGATATCAATTCACTGGGCGCTGGCCGTTTGGGAGCCTCCGGCAACCATATCTGGGTGGATAATCACTACGCGCAGCGGTTTGGCGGGGCGATTCTGCTGTCCTTTATGGATGATGTATTTGATGCGCTGAGCAACAAAATCTCGGATGCGGATAACCATGGCGTGTCCTTCAGCAATTCAACCGATACCGCAAATAATATTGCTCAGGAAGCCCTGAAGAACAGCATCAATATCTCACCAACCGGCTATACCAAAATCGGGCAGAAAATAAATATTCTGGTCGCGCGGGATGTGGATATGTCTGGGGTTTATGGGTTTGAGTGA
- the virB11 gene encoding P-type DNA transfer ATPase VirB11, with product MTQPNDYAFDDAATVNKLLETTGLQRILDLPGLTEVAVNQPGEVWYDRGNGWEREDMPNLTLKQCMELAKALATYARLPERLNAENPVASVILPNEERGQIAIPPVTKSDVVSMTFRKPSMTRFSLSDYEQTGRFGQVQSRDASTTGLSALQVQLLALKKSGRISEFFTMAVQNNLNILLVGGTGSGKTTVMKAMVDQFPAHKRIFTIEDVHELTLPNHPNHLNLFYKQGGMTPKRLIESCMRMKPDHVLLAELRGDEAWSYLEMLNTGHEGSITTIHANNCLSAPNRLADLVKQSEVGKTLDYAHIMRTIRTSIDVVAFFRRTHLTELYYDPQLKNSLLSLEDHG from the coding sequence ATGACCCAACCCAACGACTACGCTTTCGATGATGCGGCGACCGTCAACAAACTGCTGGAAACGACTGGATTACAGCGGATTCTCGATCTGCCGGGGTTAACCGAAGTGGCCGTGAACCAGCCCGGTGAAGTCTGGTATGACCGGGGCAATGGCTGGGAACGCGAAGACATGCCGAACCTGACATTGAAGCAGTGCATGGAACTGGCGAAAGCGCTGGCGACTTATGCCCGGTTGCCGGAACGCCTCAACGCAGAAAACCCGGTGGCTTCGGTGATTCTGCCCAATGAAGAACGGGGGCAGATTGCGATTCCGCCAGTGACGAAATCTGATGTGGTGAGTATGACCTTCCGCAAACCATCAATGACCCGCTTCTCGCTGTCAGACTACGAACAGACCGGTCGCTTTGGTCAGGTGCAGAGCCGGGATGCCAGCACAACCGGCCTGAGTGCGTTGCAGGTGCAATTGTTGGCGCTGAAGAAGAGCGGCCGCATCAGTGAATTTTTTACCATGGCGGTGCAGAACAACCTGAATATTCTGCTGGTTGGCGGTACTGGCTCCGGGAAAACCACCGTAATGAAAGCGATGGTTGATCAATTCCCGGCCCATAAACGGATTTTTACCATCGAAGATGTGCATGAACTGACGCTGCCCAATCATCCCAACCACCTGAACCTGTTTTACAAGCAGGGCGGGATGACGCCCAAACGTCTGATTGAATCCTGTATGAGAATGAAGCCCGATCATGTGTTGCTGGCGGAACTGCGCGGTGATGAAGCCTGGAGTTACCTTGAAATGCTGAATACCGGTCATGAGGGTTCGATTACCACCATTCACGCCAATAACTGCCTTTCTGCCCCAAACCGGCTGGCCGATCTGGTAAAACAGAGTGAAGTGGGGAAGACCCTCGATTATGCGCATATTATGCGGACGATCCGCACCAGTATTGATGTGGTGGCTTTTTTCCGGCGTACCCATCTGACGGAACTCTACTATGACCCGCAGCTGAAGAATTCACTGCTGAGTCTGGAGGATCACGGATGA
- a CDS encoding type IV secretory system conjugative DNA transfer family protein, whose product MTLSGKQITGLTVTLILLLIVMATLGAYVGAVVYMKLTQIPVKPYLSWHLIYDQWRLYGQDVRIRPYLQLAIAVWGTIAAIPFVLAGLVMYHAWERQELYGSARFSDDTDLSKSGLIPVKDSRVPGVLLGKVTKGRFKNRYLELDSTLFTIVMAGTRSGKGIGMVLPNCVSFPHNIVVMDIKFENFIKTAGIRQKFGQEVFLFAPDGFTFNSDEREGEQLHSHRWNCFDYVRRSTTYRVGDILGIASALYPVTGDPKTDMWNELASKLFKGIACWMLDTESGTGVTPSLPYVLHLFGTDGGLRAWMKQQIQNTAVSDDAKFEFNACLSMAQETYSSVESNLLAPLAIFSDKVVAASVMASDFDLKDLRRKRMSVYVGCLPGRLSVMSKLFNLFFDQLINENTKVLPEQDPSIQYQCLLVLDEFAAIGRINQIAKGVSYVSGYWLRFLTVLQDESQLLDPKLYGRETGTNLIKNHAAKVIYPPKEVDESVRKLSDSLGTKTVKRRKITHSYGKGHSRNVSHEEHKRPLMYPHEIVELGFEKHPVAKRVGTKILVLMENQRPLLARKLIYFDEPQMKHRVDYSEAHIPAIPLLSLD is encoded by the coding sequence ATGACGCTGTCCGGAAAACAGATCACCGGCCTGACGGTTACGCTGATTCTTCTGTTGATTGTCATGGCCACGCTGGGCGCTTATGTGGGTGCGGTGGTTTATATGAAGCTGACGCAGATTCCCGTCAAACCTTATCTAAGCTGGCACTTGATTTATGATCAGTGGCGGTTATACGGGCAGGATGTCCGGATACGGCCTTACCTGCAACTGGCGATTGCGGTCTGGGGAACTATCGCGGCGATTCCGTTTGTGTTGGCCGGACTGGTGATGTATCACGCCTGGGAGCGGCAGGAATTGTATGGTTCAGCCCGGTTTTCTGATGATACGGATTTAAGCAAATCAGGTTTGATTCCGGTTAAAGACAGCCGGGTACCCGGTGTACTGCTTGGCAAAGTGACGAAAGGACGGTTTAAAAACCGTTACCTTGAGCTGGACAGCACGTTGTTCACCATTGTGATGGCGGGCACCCGCTCGGGAAAGGGGATCGGGATGGTTCTGCCGAACTGTGTGTCGTTTCCGCACAACATTGTGGTGATGGATATTAAGTTTGAAAACTTTATCAAAACCGCCGGGATCCGGCAGAAATTCGGTCAGGAGGTGTTTCTGTTTGCCCCGGATGGTTTCACTTTCAACAGCGATGAGAGAGAAGGCGAGCAGCTGCATTCTCACCGCTGGAACTGTTTTGATTATGTCCGGCGCAGCACGACTTACCGGGTCGGTGATATTCTGGGCATCGCATCGGCTTTATATCCGGTGACCGGCGATCCGAAAACCGATATGTGGAATGAACTGGCGTCGAAGTTGTTTAAGGGGATTGCCTGCTGGATGCTGGATACCGAATCAGGCACTGGGGTCACGCCCAGTCTGCCTTATGTATTGCATCTGTTTGGCACCGATGGCGGACTGAGAGCCTGGATGAAGCAGCAGATTCAGAATACGGCGGTCAGTGATGATGCGAAATTTGAATTTAATGCCTGCCTGTCGATGGCGCAGGAAACATACTCTTCGGTCGAATCGAATCTGCTGGCGCCACTGGCGATATTCAGTGATAAGGTTGTGGCCGCATCGGTCATGGCCTCTGATTTCGATCTGAAAGACCTGCGCAGAAAACGCATGTCGGTCTATGTCGGCTGTCTGCCCGGTCGTTTATCGGTGATGTCGAAACTGTTCAATCTGTTTTTCGATCAGCTGATTAATGAAAATACCAAAGTGCTGCCGGAGCAGGATCCGTCGATTCAATATCAGTGCCTGCTCGTGCTGGATGAGTTCGCGGCCATTGGCCGGATTAATCAGATTGCCAAAGGGGTCAGCTATGTTTCCGGCTACTGGCTACGGTTTCTGACCGTACTGCAGGACGAAAGTCAGTTGCTGGACCCGAAACTCTATGGCCGGGAGACCGGCACCAATCTGATCAAAAACCATGCGGCGAAGGTGATTTATCCGCCGAAAGAGGTGGATGAAAGCGTCCGGAAGCTTTCTGATTCGTTGGGTACCAAAACTGTGAAGAGAAGGAAAATCACCCATTCTTACGGTAAAGGGCACAGCCGCAATGTCAGCCATGAGGAACATAAACGGCCGCTGATGTATCCCCATGAGATCGTGGAACTGGGATTTGAAAAGCACCCGGTTGCCAAACGGGTCGGGACTAAGATTCTGGTTCTGATGGAAAACCAGCGCCCGCTGCTGGCCAGAAAGCTGATTTATTTTGATGAGCCGCAGATGAAACACCGGGTTGATTACTCTGAGGCCCACATTCCCGCGATTCCGTTACTTTCTCTCGATTAA
- a CDS encoding conjugal transfer protein TraL, with protein MKNVKQCLTALMLLCLSVLSRPAFAVDEDSCSIWLCLPTGFPSGCGKAHKAFIKRLKHFKPPLPNISSCIVQNSVQLSDGTTETVSHMTSTHRLAAFVPAYRKCIHYVEHGHTEHCQSWKTYPPKLYKNRRCYIDKDGIHTPRRCSRTLDYLETYMDGQKYGETYYWIGAGRKFVLPAGTVVM; from the coding sequence ATGAAAAATGTCAAACAGTGTCTGACGGCGCTGATGCTTTTGTGTCTGTCTGTTTTATCCCGTCCGGCGTTTGCCGTCGATGAAGATAGCTGTTCAATCTGGCTTTGCCTGCCCACCGGATTTCCCTCCGGCTGTGGTAAGGCGCATAAAGCCTTTATTAAGCGTCTCAAGCACTTTAAGCCACCGTTGCCGAACATCTCCTCGTGTATCGTGCAAAACTCGGTGCAGCTTTCCGATGGCACCACAGAAACCGTCAGCCACATGACCAGCACTCATCGGCTTGCGGCTTTTGTCCCGGCTTACAGAAAGTGCATTCACTATGTTGAGCACGGCCACACGGAGCATTGCCAAAGCTGGAAAACCTACCCGCCGAAGCTCTATAAAAACCGCCGTTGTTATATTGATAAAGATGGTATTCACACCCCGCGACGCTGCTCCCGGACTCTGGATTATCTTGAAACGTATATGGATGGCCAGAAGTACGGTGAAACGTATTACTGGATTGGGGCCGGACGTAAGTTTGTGCTGCCGGCGGGGACGGTGGTGATGTAG
- a CDS encoding helix-turn-helix domain-containing protein, which produces MDNSPNYVINEEDAENWQVLLNSPCLLPLSDPDFQLPEPEQVKLLRQYLGLSQAKLGRFLGKTVTPKGCSLVRKWETRKSSPEYREIDKNSWRRMLAAAQLCDVLDDLSLVKVPLGK; this is translated from the coding sequence ATGGATAACTCCCCAAATTATGTGATCAATGAAGAAGACGCAGAGAACTGGCAGGTGTTGTTAAACAGCCCTTGTCTGTTGCCGCTGTCTGATCCTGACTTTCAGCTGCCGGAGCCAGAGCAGGTAAAACTGTTGCGTCAGTATCTGGGGCTCTCACAGGCCAAGCTGGGGCGCTTTCTGGGGAAAACTGTGACGCCGAAAGGATGCAGTCTTGTCAGAAAGTGGGAAACCCGTAAAAGCAGCCCGGAATATCGTGAGATCGATAAAAACAGCTGGCGGAGAATGCTCGCCGCCGCACAGCTATGTGATGTTCTGGATGATTTGAGTCTGGTTAAGGTGCCGTTGGGGAAGTGA
- the radC gene encoding RadC family protein: MFTPEEFSVLNSFSPSEKALFNEAAALISVKSRTNRDVFNTAEFAKRFCQYKIVHYEQEVFCLLLLDNQHRLIEFVELFHGTINRASVYPREIVKEVLKHNAAAVILTHNHPSGVPEPSHSDRRVTQQIVQILTLIETRVCDHIVVSTGGCVSFSERGWI, from the coding sequence ATGTTTACACCTGAAGAATTCAGTGTCCTGAATTCATTTTCTCCAAGCGAAAAAGCTCTGTTTAATGAAGCTGCGGCGCTTATCTCAGTCAAATCCAGAACCAACAGGGATGTGTTCAATACTGCAGAGTTTGCCAAACGGTTCTGCCAGTACAAAATCGTTCATTATGAACAGGAAGTGTTTTGTCTGCTTCTGCTGGACAACCAACACCGGCTGATCGAGTTTGTCGAACTTTTTCACGGCACGATCAATCGTGCCAGCGTTTATCCCCGCGAGATTGTCAAAGAAGTGCTGAAGCACAATGCAGCGGCGGTCATCCTGACTCATAACCATCCTTCCGGCGTTCCGGAGCCTTCTCATTCAGACAGAAGAGTGACACAGCAAATTGTTCAGATACTGACGCTGATTGAGACGCGTGTATGTGATCATATTGTCGTGAGTACTGGTGGATGTGTTTCTTTTAGTGAACGAGGCTGGATATAG
- a CDS encoding O-methyltransferase, translating into MKAQKITYPEIYHDLYEATSKLNFTQLSDVHTGTLLSSLCASKHNAMFLELGTGTGLSTCWMLNGMCPDSKLVSVENEEALMNVAREYLNQDPRLTLVLGDGAETIHRLEKNSVDFIFADTWPGKYYHLEQTLDLLVEGGMYVIDDMLPQENWPEGHEEKVNALVDYLAERDDLVCTQINWSTGVIICTKKTNGHSSVS; encoded by the coding sequence ATGAAAGCACAGAAAATTACCTACCCTGAGATATACCATGACTTATATGAAGCGACATCAAAGCTCAATTTTACTCAGTTATCAGATGTTCATACAGGCACCCTGCTGAGTTCGCTCTGTGCCTCTAAACATAACGCCATGTTTCTGGAACTGGGAACAGGTACGGGGCTTTCAACGTGCTGGATGTTGAACGGAATGTGCCCTGACTCTAAATTGGTCTCTGTGGAAAACGAAGAAGCGCTTATGAATGTTGCCCGGGAATACCTGAACCAAGATCCACGCCTCACATTAGTTTTGGGTGATGGTGCAGAGACGATTCATCGTCTGGAGAAAAATTCAGTCGATTTTATTTTTGCCGATACTTGGCCAGGCAAATATTATCATTTGGAACAAACGCTGGATTTACTGGTTGAAGGTGGGATGTATGTGATTGATGATATGCTTCCACAGGAAAATTGGCCGGAGGGGCATGAAGAAAAAGTCAATGCATTGGTGGATTATCTGGCAGAGCGGGACGATTTGGTCTGTACACAAATAAACTGGTCAACTGGTGTGATTATTTGCACTAAAAAAACAAACGGGCACTCCAGTGTATCATAA